The following proteins come from a genomic window of Thermodesulforhabdaceae bacterium:
- a CDS encoding HAMP domain-containing sensor histidine kinase: MGHVTLEEVIRKVKKKKEDYNRYSFERLKEEALATFFDLAQEFTSLEHLYLVAVAVPKVFFNIESILYVLNPKTNRLEKVCTSWDGLIERSDISNTESSREDETLAILEEILRNHEESQEDAIHGCLPFKKKWIFPIRGNQALKQWVAFSGIKGILGFMVVIFPQRNLPEEAIQEDVFFLEKFTNRIGYNLHQKLLIQQNLSHLKFINQLVADIEHNVISPNLYYMLCIRHLRKILDIYRSVQKNLLDLTSNLSLQDKAYQEMMDKLRTIYDNLSTANDQMEEETANLEKHYTHMSLFLESIFRREHFLRGTYVLRKQPCNFKNEIIERLIDRYAPLFEKKGISFQRSTGDIPEEEITLFVDKGLISQVFDNLFSNALKYTEEIENESGNKVKLVSISHKILKNFFGENRHGIRFNVFTTGKPLSAEESLKVFEEGYRIIRQADPGEKPPTGSGHGLYFVKNVIEIHGGKVGCEPEKFGNTFYFILPFNGSYQTIQNDQKKNNPSDTVNSNGSPS; the protein is encoded by the coding sequence ATGGGACATGTTACGCTGGAAGAAGTTATACGAAAAGTGAAAAAGAAAAAGGAAGACTATAACCGATATAGCTTCGAACGGTTGAAGGAAGAAGCTCTGGCAACTTTTTTTGATCTTGCTCAAGAATTTACGTCTCTTGAACATCTTTACCTTGTGGCTGTTGCTGTTCCAAAAGTGTTTTTCAATATAGAAAGCATATTATATGTCCTAAATCCCAAAACCAATCGTCTCGAAAAGGTGTGCACTAGCTGGGACGGCCTTATCGAAAGAAGCGATATATCCAACACAGAATCAAGTAGAGAAGATGAAACTCTTGCTATTCTAGAAGAAATTCTTCGTAATCATGAAGAATCTCAGGAAGATGCTATTCATGGCTGTTTACCTTTTAAGAAAAAGTGGATTTTTCCTATTCGAGGTAATCAAGCATTAAAGCAATGGGTAGCTTTTTCCGGGATCAAGGGTATCCTAGGTTTTATGGTAGTTATATTTCCCCAAAGGAACCTCCCGGAAGAAGCGATTCAGGAGGACGTTTTTTTTCTGGAAAAATTTACTAACCGCATCGGCTACAATCTCCATCAAAAACTTCTCATTCAGCAAAATCTTAGCCACCTAAAGTTTATTAATCAACTTGTCGCCGATATAGAACACAATGTAATCTCTCCCAATCTCTATTACATGCTATGCATAAGGCATCTTAGAAAAATCCTGGATATTTATCGTTCGGTCCAAAAAAACCTTCTGGACTTAACATCAAATCTCTCTCTTCAGGACAAAGCATACCAGGAAATGATGGATAAGCTCCGCACCATTTACGACAATCTATCCACAGCAAACGACCAGATGGAAGAAGAAACAGCCAATCTTGAAAAACATTACACCCACATGAGCCTTTTCCTGGAAAGTATTTTCCGCAGGGAGCATTTTCTCAGAGGAACCTACGTTCTTAGAAAGCAGCCCTGTAACTTTAAAAACGAAATCATCGAAAGATTAATAGATCGCTATGCTCCTTTGTTCGAAAAGAAAGGGATCTCCTTTCAGAGAAGCACTGGCGACATCCCGGAGGAAGAGATAACCCTTTTCGTAGATAAAGGGCTTATTTCTCAGGTTTTTGACAATCTTTTCTCTAACGCACTGAAATACACGGAAGAAATAGAAAATGAATCTGGCAACAAGGTTAAGCTTGTTTCTATAAGCCATAAAATCCTTAAAAACTTCTTTGGTGAAAACAGGCATGGTATTAGATTTAACGTATTCACCACTGGAAAACCCTTATCTGCTGAAGAAAGTTTAAAGGTTTTCGAAGAGGGCTACCGAATAATCCGTCAGGCTGATCCTGGAGAAAAACCTCCAACGGGTTCTGGGCACGGGCTATACTTCGTAAAAAATGTAATTGAAATCCATGGTGGAAAGGTTGGGTGTGAACCTGAAAAATTCGGCAATACTTTTTACTTTATCCTCCCCTTCAACGGCTCTTATCAAACTATACAAAACGACCAAAAGAAAAATAATCCTTCTGATACTGTAAATTCAAATGGATCGCCCAGCTAG
- a CDS encoding FAD-dependent oxidoreductase, producing the protein MSGSGVKNVVVIGGGVTGLNVALDLADQGFHVDLIEKNAQLGGMIPNLHRLYPICSCCKVLNRTISCSQHPLISVWTSTTVEKVEGSAPSFKLTLNSNGKSQSIDASAVVLAAGFEPFDPSVYDTYAYSKFQNVITSTEFEWMQKPIAQSKGVVTRPSDGKPPKKIAWLQCVGSREINKCDAPYCSSVCCMYALKEASHIKDSSPETEATIFFMDIRTHGKGYERYLNNALAKGVKLVRSRIHSIEKFPGTENLVLEYVDEKGEKQAEVFDLVVLSVGLRPSPGVKEVAEKLGVKTNKYGFIETSELVPGETNVNGVFACGAAVGPRDVHQSVVDAQAVAAKVSKLLGGNGAKPKSLSLRDVSNEEPKVGVVFSLCPGRSASFEKLIGDLDSYVKTLPGVVATERIDLQNSAAFKTLATWIQKSGINRLVYASCSPIMHKEMVEWAMKEAQLNPTLYSFVDLRTLGESDKEAKRLKDLMRSSVLHARMSEPLTVKPMPIEQSVLVVGGGIAGMTTALALADQGIDVILVEKKDRLGGHGHKVKNTWNGLSVQDLLKDLTSRVSSNPKIKVLLNTIVLGAKGFGGQFESTLSVNGSIQTVRHGAVVIATGGHSLKPNEYGYGIHPEIYRWSDLTKKLIDSPDAFKNAKTAVFIQCVGSREPQRPYCSRLCCSFAVRTACDLKAINPDMDIYVLYRDMRTFGEREEIYKEAREKGVLFIRYDLDKKPQVKVENGKISVRVHDPILDRDVILEPDFVSLQTAIYPEPLSELTKFYKASTDEDGFLRESPAKMKPVDGEMEGVFFAGLALGPKGVEESIQEAWAAAGRALRFLAQGTMLVGGAVAEVNPDRCAVCLTCVRTCPYGIPVIESVQEAAYIDPALCQGCGMCVSECPGKAIMFRKLSDDHIVAITEALVKEA; encoded by the coding sequence ATGAGTGGGTCAGGAGTGAAAAACGTTGTAGTAATCGGCGGGGGAGTAACAGGGCTCAACGTAGCGCTTGACCTTGCCGATCAGGGATTTCACGTAGATCTTATAGAAAAGAATGCCCAATTGGGTGGTATGATCCCTAACCTTCATCGGCTGTATCCTATCTGTAGCTGCTGCAAAGTCTTAAATAGAACTATCTCATGTTCACAGCATCCTTTAATTTCAGTATGGACCAGCACAACCGTGGAGAAGGTCGAAGGATCGGCTCCATCTTTTAAATTAACTCTTAACTCTAACGGAAAATCTCAAAGCATCGATGCCAGCGCGGTAGTCCTGGCTGCAGGCTTTGAACCGTTTGACCCATCTGTTTACGACACCTACGCCTATTCAAAATTTCAGAACGTCATTACAAGTACTGAATTTGAGTGGATGCAGAAACCAATAGCCCAATCTAAAGGGGTAGTGACCAGACCATCTGACGGTAAACCACCCAAAAAGATCGCATGGCTCCAGTGCGTTGGATCCAGAGAAATTAACAAATGCGATGCTCCTTACTGCTCATCAGTATGTTGTATGTATGCCCTAAAAGAGGCGTCACATATAAAAGACTCTTCCCCTGAAACAGAAGCAACCATCTTCTTTATGGACATACGAACTCATGGGAAGGGCTACGAAAGATACCTCAACAATGCGCTAGCTAAAGGAGTCAAGCTAGTTAGGTCCAGGATCCACAGCATCGAAAAATTTCCTGGAACAGAGAATCTCGTGCTGGAATATGTGGATGAAAAGGGCGAAAAGCAGGCTGAAGTGTTCGACCTTGTCGTTTTGTCTGTTGGTCTTAGACCTTCTCCCGGCGTAAAAGAAGTGGCGGAAAAACTCGGCGTTAAGACCAATAAATATGGATTCATTGAAACGTCAGAGCTAGTGCCTGGTGAAACCAATGTAAACGGTGTCTTTGCCTGTGGTGCGGCTGTAGGTCCAAGAGATGTCCACCAGTCGGTTGTTGATGCTCAAGCTGTAGCGGCTAAGGTATCGAAACTGCTTGGTGGAAATGGTGCAAAACCCAAGAGTCTATCTTTACGAGATGTAAGCAACGAAGAACCCAAAGTTGGAGTTGTATTCAGCCTTTGCCCTGGTAGATCAGCTTCATTTGAGAAGTTAATAGGCGATCTCGATTCATACGTAAAAACTCTTCCTGGTGTCGTTGCCACAGAACGAATAGATCTCCAAAACTCAGCGGCATTTAAAACATTAGCAACATGGATCCAAAAATCTGGCATCAACCGACTTGTTTACGCAAGCTGCTCTCCTATCATGCATAAAGAAATGGTAGAATGGGCTATGAAAGAAGCCCAGTTAAATCCAACGCTTTATAGCTTCGTCGATCTAAGAACCCTGGGAGAATCAGATAAAGAAGCAAAGCGGCTAAAAGACTTGATGCGTTCATCTGTGCTTCATGCCCGCATGTCCGAACCTCTAACCGTAAAACCAATGCCCATTGAACAATCTGTCCTTGTAGTAGGTGGTGGTATCGCCGGTATGACCACGGCTTTAGCTCTTGCCGATCAGGGTATAGATGTCATTTTGGTTGAAAAGAAAGACCGCCTTGGCGGACACGGACATAAAGTCAAAAACACATGGAACGGACTCTCAGTTCAAGATCTTCTTAAGGATCTTACGTCGAGAGTTTCCAGTAATCCCAAAATTAAGGTGCTCCTTAACACCATAGTTTTGGGAGCAAAGGGATTTGGCGGACAATTTGAATCGACTCTATCTGTAAACGGATCCATCCAAACTGTTCGACACGGTGCTGTCGTGATCGCAACAGGTGGACATTCCCTAAAGCCCAACGAATACGGCTATGGAATTCATCCGGAAATATACCGCTGGTCAGATCTTACCAAGAAACTTATCGATTCTCCGGATGCTTTCAAAAACGCTAAAACCGCTGTCTTTATTCAGTGCGTTGGTTCTAGAGAACCACAGCGTCCCTACTGTAGTCGCCTGTGCTGTAGCTTTGCCGTCCGGACAGCCTGTGATCTAAAAGCCATCAATCCAGATATGGACATCTATGTGCTTTACCGTGATATGCGTACCTTTGGAGAACGAGAAGAAATTTACAAGGAAGCTCGAGAAAAGGGCGTGCTCTTTATAAGATACGATCTTGACAAAAAGCCTCAGGTAAAGGTCGAAAATGGCAAGATTAGCGTTCGAGTGCACGATCCTATCCTTGATCGAGATGTAATTTTAGAGCCCGATTTCGTTTCTCTTCAGACAGCTATCTATCCAGAACCACTTAGTGAATTGACCAAATTCTACAAAGCAAGCACGGATGAAGATGGATTTCTTAGAGAATCTCCCGCTAAGATGAAACCAGTTGACGGTGAAATGGAGGGTGTTTTCTTCGCTGGGTTGGCTTTAGGACCAAAAGGCGTTGAAGAAAGCATTCAGGAAGCCTGGGCAGCAGCAGGACGCGCTCTTAGGTTCCTCGCTCAGGGAACAATGCTTGTTGGAGGTGCCGTTGCGGAAGTAAATCCAGATCGATGCGCTGTATGTCTCACCTGCGTTCGCACCTGTCCCTATGGAATTCCAGTTATAGAAAGCGTCCAGGAAGCTGCTTATATTGACCCTGCTTTATGCCAAGGATGCGGCATGTGTGTAAGTGAATGTCCCGGAAAGGCGATTATGTTTAGAAAGTTAAGCGATGATCATATTGTGGCTATAACAGAAGCCCTTGTTAAGGAAGCTTAG
- a CDS encoding hydrogenase iron-sulfur subunit encodes MSHHEPKIFAFCCSNCASAAAQIAEKAQWTLPENVRIIQLPCSGRLDALHILKAFENGADGVYVVGCMSDSCQFKSGIQKAEKKVNYVKKVLSDIGVEPERVEIFSVGAGKANKFIEIAQMMVERLKGMSQMP; translated from the coding sequence ATGAGCCACCATGAGCCCAAAATCTTTGCTTTTTGCTGTTCTAACTGTGCATCGGCGGCAGCTCAAATTGCCGAAAAAGCACAGTGGACTTTACCTGAAAATGTCAGAATCATTCAGCTTCCCTGTAGTGGGCGGTTGGATGCTTTGCATATACTAAAAGCTTTTGAGAATGGAGCAGATGGAGTGTATGTTGTTGGTTGTATGTCCGATAGTTGTCAATTCAAAAGCGGAATTCAAAAAGCGGAGAAAAAGGTAAATTATGTTAAAAAAGTGCTGAGCGATATTGGAGTAGAACCGGAAAGGGTTGAGATATTCAGTGTAGGGGCCGGTAAGGCTAATAAATTTATAGAAATCGCTCAGATGATGGTTGAGCGTCTTAAAGGCATGAGTCAGATGCCGTAA
- a CDS encoding tetrahydrofolate dehydrogenase/cyclohydrolase catalytic domain-containing protein, which yields MSAKLIKGAEIAKSIREELKQEVQHLKEKYGVVPGLVTILVGENPASQSYVRAKQQTAHELGFYSVQEDRPADISEADLLKLIDQYNKDPKIHGILVQLPLPKHINETNVLYAIDPSKDVDAFHPFNVGKLMIGEPDYLPCTPAGIQELLIRTGAETSGAEVVVIGRSNIVGKPIAVMLMQKGKGANATVTVCHTRTKDVVFHTKRADILIVAAGVAEYVKGDWIKPGAVVIDVGVNEVGRTADGKRILKGDVAFDEAKEVAGAITPVPGGVGPMTITMLMKNTVRACKVHNKIKD from the coding sequence ATGTCAGCTAAACTTATTAAAGGTGCAGAGATAGCGAAGTCTATCCGAGAAGAACTTAAGCAGGAGGTGCAACACCTTAAGGAAAAATATGGTGTTGTTCCTGGGTTAGTAACAATTCTTGTAGGTGAAAACCCAGCTTCCCAGAGCTATGTAAGAGCAAAACAACAGACTGCCCATGAATTGGGATTTTATTCGGTCCAGGAAGATAGACCGGCTGACATTTCTGAAGCTGATCTCTTAAAGCTTATCGACCAATACAACAAAGATCCTAAAATTCACGGCATTCTGGTTCAACTTCCCCTTCCAAAGCACATCAACGAAACCAATGTGCTTTATGCGATAGATCCTTCAAAAGATGTGGATGCTTTCCATCCTTTCAATGTAGGAAAGTTGATGATTGGTGAGCCTGATTATCTTCCCTGCACCCCAGCAGGCATCCAGGAGCTTCTTATTAGAACAGGTGCGGAAACATCAGGTGCTGAAGTGGTTGTTATAGGAAGATCAAATATCGTTGGTAAACCCATTGCTGTAATGCTCATGCAGAAAGGCAAGGGAGCCAATGCTACTGTGACCGTGTGTCATACCAGAACAAAGGACGTTGTTTTTCATACCAAACGAGCTGATATTCTTATCGTTGCAGCAGGTGTTGCGGAATATGTAAAGGGTGATTGGATCAAACCTGGAGCAGTGGTCATTGATGTTGGCGTAAATGAAGTAGGAAGAACTGCGGATGGAAAACGAATCTTGAAAGGTGACGTGGCTTTCGATGAGGCAAAGGAAGTAGCAGGCGCCATTACCCCAGTTCCAGGTGGCGTTGGTCCTATGACGATCACTATGCTTATGAAAAATACTGTGCGAGCCTGCAAAGTTCACAACAAAATTAAAGATTAG
- a CDS encoding formate--tetrahydrofolate ligase yields MPYDPTKLADWQIAEEAEKNMPTPDEWREKLGLEKDEVIPMGRVCKLDFMKILERLKNRPDGKYIEVTAITPTPLGEGKTTTSLGLIEGLGKRGKNVGGCLRQPSGGPTMNIKGTAAGGGNALLIPMTEFSMGLTGDINALMNAHNLAMVALTARMQHERNYTDEQLQRLTGMRRLDVDPTRVEFGWVIDFCAQALRNIIIGIGGRTDGYMMQSKFGIAVSSELMAILSIVTDLEDLRKRLGEITLAFDKTGKPVTTSDLEVAGAMCAWMLPAINPTLCCTIEYQPVMIHAGPFANIAIGQSSIIGDRIGLKMFDYHVTESGFAADIGFEKFWNVKCRLSGLKPHVSVLTTTIRALKMHGGGPKVVPGLPIPEEYTKENLALLEKGLENMLHHIKVIRKSGMNPVVCINSFHTDTPDEIKMIKKAAEEAGARCAVSQHWLKGGEGALELADAVMDACEEPSDFKFLYPIEMKLRDRVEIIAKEVYGADGVVWTPEAEAKAKMLESDPKYADFATMMVKTHLSLSHDPTLKGVPKGWVLPIRDVLIYSGAKFLCPCAGTISLMPGTSSNPAFRRVDVDVKTGKVMGLF; encoded by the coding sequence ATGCCTTACGATCCAACAAAACTTGCGGATTGGCAGATTGCGGAAGAAGCTGAAAAAAACATGCCCACCCCCGATGAATGGCGGGAAAAATTAGGTTTGGAGAAAGATGAAGTTATTCCTATGGGTCGAGTGTGCAAGCTCGACTTTATGAAAATCCTTGAGCGTCTTAAAAATCGCCCTGACGGAAAATACATTGAGGTTACCGCTATCACCCCTACTCCTCTCGGCGAAGGTAAGACTACAACGTCGCTCGGTCTTATCGAAGGTCTCGGCAAAAGAGGTAAAAACGTTGGTGGATGTTTGAGGCAGCCTTCGGGTGGTCCCACAATGAACATTAAGGGAACGGCGGCTGGTGGCGGAAACGCTTTGCTGATTCCCATGACCGAGTTTTCGATGGGACTTACTGGTGACATCAATGCTCTCATGAATGCTCATAACCTTGCAATGGTTGCTCTTACTGCAAGAATGCAGCATGAACGTAACTACACTGATGAACAACTCCAGCGTCTCACTGGCATGCGCCGTCTCGATGTGGATCCCACCAGAGTTGAGTTTGGCTGGGTCATAGACTTTTGCGCTCAGGCTCTAAGAAACATCATTATTGGTATTGGTGGTCGTACCGATGGTTACATGATGCAGTCTAAATTCGGTATAGCTGTGAGTTCCGAGCTCATGGCTATCCTCTCGATCGTAACCGACCTTGAAGACCTGCGTAAGCGTTTGGGCGAAATTACTCTTGCTTTCGATAAAACAGGAAAACCTGTTACCACATCGGATCTTGAAGTTGCGGGAGCAATGTGCGCCTGGATGCTACCCGCAATCAACCCGACACTTTGTTGCACAATCGAATATCAGCCTGTTATGATTCACGCTGGTCCATTTGCTAATATCGCTATAGGTCAGTCCTCCATCATTGGTGACCGTATCGGTCTTAAGATGTTTGATTATCATGTTACGGAAAGCGGCTTTGCAGCGGATATCGGATTTGAAAAGTTCTGGAACGTCAAATGCCGTCTCAGCGGTTTGAAGCCTCACGTCTCGGTCCTCACAACAACAATTCGAGCTCTCAAGATGCATGGTGGTGGTCCTAAGGTAGTTCCAGGACTACCGATTCCTGAAGAATATACGAAAGAAAACCTTGCCCTGCTTGAAAAGGGCCTCGAAAATATGCTCCACCATATCAAGGTTATCCGTAAGTCCGGAATGAATCCCGTGGTTTGCATAAACTCCTTCCATACCGATACACCCGATGAAATCAAGATGATTAAAAAGGCTGCGGAAGAAGCAGGAGCTCGATGCGCCGTTTCTCAACATTGGTTGAAAGGTGGAGAAGGCGCTCTGGAACTTGCTGACGCAGTTATGGATGCTTGCGAAGAACCTTCGGACTTCAAGTTCCTCTATCCTATTGAAATGAAATTGAGAGATCGAGTAGAAATCATCGCTAAGGAAGTTTATGGTGCTGACGGTGTTGTGTGGACTCCAGAAGCTGAAGCTAAAGCCAAGATGCTTGAATCTGATCCTAAATATGCTGATTTCGCAACCATGATGGTTAAAACTCACCTCAGCTTGAGCCATGATCCTACATTGAAAGGCGTTCCCAAGGGCTGGGTCCTTCCAATTCGCGATGTGTTGATTTACTCCGGTGCAAAATTCCTTTGCCCATGCGCAGGAACTATAAGCCTCATGCCCGGAACGTCATCCAACCCGGCCTTCCGACGAGTCGATGTTGATGTAAAGACCGGTAAGGTTATGGGATTGTTCTAG
- a CDS encoding PEP/pyruvate-binding domain-containing protein has product MKQEEYYTVSFEKADPKRVDKLGAKGAKLVEDFQQLSQELGTFSRVAKVPDGFIITTDVCRAYFANDRVLPDAIWQDIMKALLELEIREKRYFGSAEEAFPLLVAVRGGAPVSLPGAVSTVLNVGLTSEIVRTLIERGEDEAFILSTYANALRMYGEVVLGVPYSEFHQVLEKLNIRDEIDTTETSLLYKLISDYENILRKNQHPKYGREYPQDPLTQLRHSIEAVLDSWMGPTAVAARLSRSPSVPDEIGTAVVIQTMVFGNRNENSLSGVLFTRDHRTGKNSLVIEWAPRIQCDKIVSGRLRREFLKAEDLKSQFPKVYEQLLLVRDWLESQSKRPLDIEFTVEDGKLFILQRRPLRMTFSATMRALMDMVDEGKTTIQAASMIINNALEQPEKILREDFHDYILIGKGEPITDSADAGILAFGTEEALKLADAGVNVILLRRYPYGETDIAVNHPRVRGIIRYDGNATGHEAVSAVAYCKPYLINAVDANGLKPVIVHGDKVELNPESLFAKYLGKKVFVDGESGIVGYTTAESFLEDKRSRKKLYVDWEYVREKFEQEGYRNLSYEELLDIHYQWELELEKYTELEKRLKNEFSVISQEELLLTFARYLEFIPPENRKRILELKGISLKDFDFGPPITYRGKNLRAEVKRILKTLMLCITWRTHWIHELMVEKAKERGDTENDVIRDIFIKNRTMSLVKGFENEGFHVMKVPGFHYLILASNFEYDQDPNRVNLGPGIFNYQEKEILAKHFMSHLEQTNPEIASRLRIIIGEPPLGQGHARIISVGLAIPDDLFALVCRYLRAFIDQCRSGCLIHREEMIPIHDFIELYRLDPFFALYPDFKIKKDSAANCFITFGDCSYGEFEGTVFGEEQYKNLMQKVKEFEWYMKVTGQHFCIRPWSLEVDPFRRHSIITAVGIRFPVEHLTAVLESLKTFLAEKERYRTEPLFRKAFDRVVDSE; this is encoded by the coding sequence ATGAAACAAGAAGAATATTACACTGTTTCTTTTGAAAAGGCTGATCCCAAAAGGGTAGATAAGTTGGGAGCCAAAGGGGCAAAGCTTGTTGAAGATTTTCAACAACTATCTCAAGAGCTAGGAACTTTTTCTAGGGTTGCCAAGGTTCCCGATGGATTCATAATCACTACTGATGTTTGTCGAGCCTATTTTGCAAACGATCGAGTGCTCCCCGATGCCATCTGGCAAGATATTATGAAAGCTCTATTGGAATTAGAGATCAGAGAAAAAAGGTATTTCGGTTCAGCGGAAGAGGCTTTTCCGCTGTTAGTTGCAGTAAGAGGAGGAGCGCCTGTTTCTCTTCCCGGCGCAGTTAGCACTGTCCTTAATGTTGGACTTACATCAGAGATCGTTAGAACACTTATAGAAAGAGGTGAAGATGAAGCTTTTATATTAAGCACTTATGCAAACGCTCTTCGTATGTATGGGGAAGTGGTGCTTGGTGTCCCTTACAGCGAATTCCACCAGGTATTAGAAAAGCTCAACATACGAGATGAAATAGATACCACCGAAACATCTTTGCTCTATAAACTAATTAGTGATTATGAAAATATTCTCCGAAAAAACCAACATCCTAAATACGGAAGAGAATATCCTCAAGATCCTCTAACACAGCTTCGCCACAGCATTGAAGCTGTGCTCGATTCCTGGATGGGACCAACAGCTGTCGCAGCAAGGCTTAGTCGATCACCTTCAGTGCCAGACGAAATTGGCACAGCGGTGGTAATTCAAACAATGGTGTTTGGAAATAGGAACGAAAATTCCCTAAGCGGAGTGCTTTTTACAAGAGATCACAGAACGGGAAAAAACTCTCTCGTCATCGAATGGGCTCCAAGAATTCAATGTGATAAAATAGTATCTGGACGACTTCGACGGGAATTTCTTAAAGCTGAAGATTTAAAAAGCCAATTCCCAAAAGTCTATGAACAACTCCTTTTAGTCCGTGACTGGCTTGAAAGTCAATCTAAGCGGCCTCTTGACATAGAATTTACAGTGGAAGACGGAAAACTATTCATACTTCAGCGCCGTCCGCTCCGTATGACCTTCAGTGCCACTATGCGAGCTCTTATGGACATGGTTGATGAAGGCAAAACCACTATTCAAGCCGCTTCAATGATTATAAACAACGCCCTGGAACAGCCAGAAAAGATTCTGCGAGAAGATTTCCATGATTACATCCTCATTGGAAAAGGAGAACCTATAACAGATAGCGCTGATGCAGGTATTCTGGCGTTCGGTACCGAAGAAGCTCTAAAACTTGCAGATGCTGGAGTCAATGTTATTTTGCTAAGACGTTACCCCTACGGAGAAACAGACATCGCTGTTAACCATCCCAGAGTCAGAGGAATTATTCGCTACGATGGAAACGCCACAGGACATGAAGCAGTGTCGGCCGTGGCTTACTGCAAACCCTACCTCATAAATGCAGTTGATGCAAATGGGTTAAAGCCTGTAATTGTCCATGGCGATAAGGTAGAATTAAATCCAGAAAGCTTATTTGCCAAATATCTCGGGAAAAAAGTTTTCGTTGATGGTGAATCAGGAATTGTTGGCTACACAACAGCCGAAAGTTTTCTTGAGGATAAGAGGTCCAGAAAAAAGCTATACGTAGATTGGGAATATGTCAGAGAAAAATTTGAACAGGAAGGCTACCGCAACCTTTCCTATGAAGAACTCCTGGACATTCACTACCAATGGGAGCTGGAACTGGAAAAATATACGGAATTAGAAAAAAGGCTAAAAAACGAGTTTTCGGTTATTTCTCAGGAAGAACTGCTCCTGACATTCGCAAGATATCTTGAATTCATTCCACCGGAAAATCGAAAAAGAATTCTTGAATTGAAAGGAATCTCACTAAAAGATTTTGATTTTGGGCCACCTATCACTTATCGGGGAAAAAACCTTAGAGCGGAAGTAAAGCGTATCCTAAAAACTTTGATGCTTTGCATAACCTGGCGAACTCACTGGATACATGAACTAATGGTAGAAAAAGCAAAAGAGCGAGGCGATACGGAAAATGATGTTATACGCGATATTTTTATAAAAAATAGAACGATGAGCCTTGTTAAGGGCTTTGAGAACGAAGGATTCCACGTAATGAAGGTTCCGGGATTTCATTATCTTATTCTGGCAAGCAATTTTGAATACGATCAAGACCCTAATAGAGTAAACCTCGGGCCAGGAATTTTTAACTATCAGGAGAAAGAAATTCTGGCTAAACATTTCATGTCTCATCTGGAGCAGACAAACCCAGAAATTGCATCCAGACTAAGAATAATCATAGGAGAGCCACCACTAGGGCAGGGGCATGCCAGAATAATAAGCGTAGGACTTGCTATCCCTGACGATCTTTTTGCTCTGGTTTGCAGATATCTAAGGGCTTTTATCGATCAATGCAGAAGCGGTTGTCTTATACATAGAGAAGAAATGATCCCTATTCACGATTTCATCGAACTTTACCGACTTGATCCATTTTTTGCACTTTACCCTGACTTCAAAATAAAAAAGGATTCAGCGGCTAACTGCTTCATTACCTTTGGAGATTGTTCCTACGGTGAATTTGAAGGGACAGTTTTTGGGGAAGAGCAGTATAAAAACCTCATGCAGAAGGTCAAAGAATTCGAATGGTATATGAAGGTCACAGGACAACATTTCTGCATACGTCCCTGGAGCTTAGAAGTAGATCCTTTCAGGCGACACAGCATAATTACAGCCGTTGGAATTCGATTCCCAGTAGAACACCTTACTGCGGTTCTTGAAAGCCTGAAAACCTTCCTAGCTGAAAAGGAACGATACAGAACAGAACCTCTATTCAGGAAAGCTTTTGATAGAGTCGTCGATAGCGAGTAA